One genomic window of Vulpes vulpes isolate BD-2025 chromosome 11, VulVul3, whole genome shotgun sequence includes the following:
- the SERPINH1 gene encoding serpin H1 gives MRFLLLLNTCCLLAVALAAEVKKPAAAAAPGSAEKLSPKAATLAERSAGLAFSLYQAMAKDQAVENILLSPVVVASSLGLVSLGGKATTASQAKAVLSAEQLRDEEVHAGLGELLRSLSNSTARNVTWKLGSRLYGPSSVSFAEDFVRSSKQHYNCEHSKINFRDKRSALQSINEWAAQTTDGKLPEVTKDVERTDGALLVNAMFFKPHWDEKFHHKMVDNRGFMVTRSYTVGVTMMHRTGLYNYYDDEKEKLQIVEMPLAHKLSSLIILMPHHVEPLERLEKLLTKEQLKIWMGKMQKKAVAISLPKGVVEVTHDLQKHLAGLGLTEAIDKNKADLSRMSGKKDLYLASVFHATAFEWDTEGNPFDQDIYGREELRSPKLFYADHPFIFLVRDTQSGSLLFIGRLVRPKGDKMRDEL, from the exons ATGCGCTTCCTCCTGCTCCTCAACACCTGCTGCCTCCTGGCCGTGGCCCTGGCGGCCGAGGTGAAGAAGCCCGCGGCTGCAGCGGCCCCCGGCTCTGCCGAGAAGCTGAGCCCCAAAGCGGCCACGCTGGCTGAGCGCAGCGCCGGCTTGGCCTTCAGCCTGTACCAGGCCATGGCCAAGGACCAGGCGGTGGAGAACATCCTGCTGTCACCCGTGGTGGTGGCCTCGTCCCTGGGGCTCGTGTCGCTGGGGGGCAAGGCCACCACGGCATCCCAGGCCAAGGCGGTGCTGAGCGCGGAGCAGCTGCGCGACGAGGAGGTGCACGCGGGCCTGGGCGAGCTGCTGCGATCGCTCAGCAACAGCACTGCGCGCAACGTGACGTGGAAGCTGGGCAGCCGCCTGTACGGGCCCAGCTCCGTCAGCTTCGCCGAGGACTTCGTGCGCAGCAGCAAGCAGCACTACAACTGCGAGCACTCCAAGATCAACTTCCGCGACAAGCGCAGCGCCCTGCAGTCCATCAATGAGTGGGCGGCGCAGACCACCGACGGCAAGCTGCCCGAGGTCACCAAGGACGTGGAGCGCACGGATGGCGCGCTGCTGGTCAATGCCATGTTCTTCAAGC CACACTGGGACGAGAAGTTCCACCACAAGATGGTGGATAACCGAGGCTTCATGGTAACCCGTTCCTATACCGTGGGTGTCACGATGATGCACCGCACAG gCCTCTACAACTACTACGATGATGAGAAAGAAAAGCTGCAGATTGTGGAGATGCCCCTGGCCCACAAGCTCTCCAGCCTCATCATCCTCATGCCGCACCATGTGGAGCCCCTTGAGCGCCTTGAGAAGCTGCTGACCAAGGAGCAGCTGAAGATCTGGATGGGGAAGATGCAGAAAAAGGCTGTTGCCATCTCCCTGCCCAAGGGTGTGGTGGAGGTGACCCACGACCTACAG AAACACCTGGCTGGGCTGGGTCTGACGGAGGCCATTGACAAGAACAAGGCAGACCTGTCACGCATGTCAGGCAAGAAGGACCTGTACCTGGCCAGTGTGTTCCACGCCACCGCCTTCGAGTGGGACACGGAGGGCAACCCCTTCGACCAGGACATCTACGGGCGCGAGGAGCTGCGCAGCCCCAAGCTCTTCTATGCTGATCACCCCTTCATCTTCCTGGTTCGGGACACCCAGAGTGGCTCCCTGCTATTCATTGGGCGCCTGGTCCGGCCCAAGGGTGACAAGATGCGAGATGAGCTGTAG